One Pseudomonadota bacterium DNA window includes the following coding sequences:
- a CDS encoding transglutaminase family protein: MEIYLRPTKAIDSSNEAIIEKAVQLTSRCGSDSEKAMSLFNFVRDSIHYSVYMISTRFEDFMASTILTRGMGYCVQKAVLLAALGRAACIPSRLIFARIKNHKAPQELIAQTGLDVFPSHGYTQFLLGERWVSVTPAFDRDLCEKSGVPVVEFDGIHDAPLAPQDLAGNPYIEYIEKYEPRADLPFEWLRGKLLPIWGEKHSWLKNEDSRGHVMPSGYVFKG, from the coding sequence ATGGAAATATACCTCAGACCGACAAAGGCCATTGATTCCAGCAATGAGGCAATCATTGAAAAGGCGGTGCAGCTAACCTCTCGTTGCGGAAGTGACAGCGAAAAGGCGATGTCCCTTTTTAATTTTGTCCGTGACAGTATCCACTACAGCGTCTATATGATCTCTACCAGGTTCGAGGACTTTATGGCCAGCACGATACTGACGCGCGGGATGGGCTACTGTGTCCAGAAGGCCGTCCTCCTTGCCGCCCTCGGTCGGGCAGCCTGCATCCCTTCAAGACTTATCTTTGCAAGGATAAAAAACCACAAGGCGCCGCAGGAACTGATTGCTCAGACAGGCCTTGATGTGTTTCCAAGTCACGGGTATACCCAATTCCTTCTCGGGGAAAGATGGGTAAGCGTAACACCTGCCTTTGACAGGGATCTGTGTGAGAAAAGCGGTGTTCCTGTCGTCGAATTCGATGGCATTCATGACGCACCCCTTGCCCCACAAGACCTTGCAGGCAATCCCTATATCGAGTATATCGAAAAGTATGAACCCCGGGCTGATCTTCCCTTTGAATGGCTTCGGGGAAAGCTTCTGCCCATCTGGGGTGAAAAGCATTCATGGCTGAAAAACGAAGACTCGCGCGGTCATGTTATGCCTTCCGGTTATGTGTTTAAAGGATGA
- a CDS encoding FAD binding domain-containing protein — protein MILPKFAYKRAKSIQEAIRLFQKYDEKAFYLAGGTDIVPQLKLRLHKPTALIDLKDIGELKEIAVHEGSLSIGANATLFGLKNNPVIKEYFPALYESLDATSCETLQMRGTVGGNILQNTRCLFYNKSLEWRTAQGFCFKMGGKTCNVVPGARACFANYCSDNAPSLLSLSAEVILNGPGGERRTDLAKIFSGESRTPFRITSGEILTRILIPLRKTRGAYEKIRVRDSIDYPLVNAAISVEEGRGKFSIGAVGPVPSVYILENMNEDTVEKLIGHVYSDSKPVSNTTLPAAYRKRMSKVLAKRVVTKVLKEARS, from the coding sequence ATGATTCTACCAAAATTCGCATACAAAAGGGCTAAAAGTATCCAGGAGGCGATACGTTTATTTCAGAAATATGATGAAAAGGCATTTTATCTTGCAGGCGGCACAGATATAGTGCCCCAGTTGAAACTGAGGCTTCACAAACCGACTGCCCTCATCGATCTTAAAGATATCGGCGAACTCAAAGAAATAGCCGTTCATGAAGGCTCTCTATCCATCGGTGCAAATGCAACGCTGTTTGGACTTAAGAATAATCCTGTTATAAAAGAGTACTTCCCGGCCCTCTACGAATCGCTTGATGCCACGTCGTGCGAAACCCTTCAAATGAGGGGTACCGTCGGCGGAAACATACTCCAGAACACGCGATGTCTCTTTTACAACAAATCTCTGGAATGGCGAACAGCACAAGGTTTCTGTTTTAAAATGGGTGGCAAAACTTGCAATGTCGTGCCGGGCGCACGTGCATGCTTTGCAAATTATTGCAGTGACAATGCCCCCTCATTGCTTTCTCTCTCTGCCGAAGTGATTCTCAACGGTCCTGGCGGTGAAAGAAGGACAGACCTTGCGAAGATTTTCAGTGGCGAAAGCAGAACACCTTTCAGGATTACCTCAGGCGAGATTCTTACCAGGATCCTCATTCCTCTCAGGAAGACAAGGGGGGCCTATGAAAAGATCAGGGTAAGGGACTCCATAGATTATCCGCTGGTCAACGCGGCCATTTCTGTTGAGGAGGGAAGGGGTAAGTTCTCTATAGGTGCTGTCGGTCCTGTTCCTTCTGTGTACATTCTCGAAAATATGAACGAGGATACTGTGGAAAAGCTCATAGGTCATGTTTACTCTGATTCAAAACCCGTTTCAAATACAACCCTCCCTGCAGCTTACAGAAAGAGGATGTCCAAGGTTCTTGCGAAAAGGGTGGTTACAAAAGTTTTAAAGGAGGCAAGATCATGA
- a CDS encoding (Fe-S)-binding protein, translated as MVTLEIKDLIKLPPPLNQPLNEQQPLKLLTDEQSRRIDASLDGISAIGILKPGSQQEEEEIVRKFLGGIEKLLSEENNWTFLKPLTLSLKYCASCQTCSDACPVYTASGKQEIYRPTYRSEILRAIIQGYLKKKGLFNFGFTAKKVDLNWSTLARLAELSYRCTLCRRCAQACPLGIDNGLIAHEFRKVFSQELGIAPKELHQMGTVRQLDTGSSTGMRPKAFEDIRRFMEEEIEEKTGKKIAIPVDVKGADILLVHNAGEFVSWPENPEAFAILFDALGISWTLSSELAGYDAVNYGAWYDDFQLARIAMRHVSIAKDLKVNKIVVGECGHAHKATIVLADRLLPPDLAIPRISCLPVLEDIVLSGKLKLDPQRNNFPVTLHDPCNIVRMMGISQPQRRILRSICPQFVEMEPHGVDNYCCGGGGGFAVMNSLNFPDWRMAVAGRMKIKQIVETFRDTGNPETKKYVCAPCSNCKAQLRDLLEYYKVEEKINVAYIGLAELIVNAMPDLKEPFLP; from the coding sequence ATGGTCACCCTTGAAATCAAAGACCTTATCAAGCTTCCTCCTCCTTTGAATCAACCCTTAAACGAGCAGCAGCCACTAAAGTTGCTCACCGATGAGCAAAGCCGGAGGATCGATGCATCCCTGGATGGCATATCGGCTATCGGGATTTTGAAGCCGGGCAGTCAACAGGAAGAAGAGGAGATAGTCAGGAAGTTTCTCGGAGGTATCGAAAAGTTGCTTTCGGAGGAGAATAACTGGACCTTTTTAAAACCGTTAACCCTCTCCCTGAAATACTGTGCAAGCTGTCAAACCTGTAGCGATGCCTGTCCGGTCTATACGGCCAGTGGAAAACAGGAAATATACAGGCCAACCTACCGTTCGGAAATCCTGCGTGCGATTATTCAAGGATATCTCAAGAAAAAGGGGCTATTTAACTTTGGCTTCACCGCAAAGAAGGTCGATCTCAACTGGTCAACTCTTGCCAGGCTGGCAGAGCTTTCCTACCGTTGCACGCTCTGTCGCAGGTGCGCCCAAGCCTGCCCCCTCGGTATTGACAATGGTCTCATTGCACATGAATTCCGAAAGGTTTTCAGTCAGGAACTGGGTATAGCCCCGAAAGAACTGCATCAAATGGGCACGGTTCGGCAGCTCGATACCGGTTCAAGCACTGGCATGCGTCCAAAGGCATTTGAGGACATCAGGCGTTTCATGGAGGAAGAGATTGAAGAAAAAACAGGGAAAAAGATAGCCATCCCGGTGGACGTAAAAGGGGCTGATATACTTCTTGTACACAATGCAGGCGAGTTTGTGTCGTGGCCCGAAAATCCCGAAGCATTTGCAATTCTCTTCGATGCCCTCGGGATAAGCTGGACGCTGTCCAGCGAGCTCGCCGGCTATGATGCTGTAAACTATGGTGCCTGGTATGATGACTTTCAACTTGCCCGGATAGCCATGAGACACGTCAGTATAGCCAAGGACCTGAAGGTTAACAAAATAGTGGTTGGAGAGTGTGGCCATGCCCATAAAGCAACTATCGTGTTGGCCGACAGGCTATTGCCACCCGATCTGGCAATTCCCCGAATCAGTTGCCTGCCGGTCCTGGAAGACATTGTCCTAAGTGGAAAACTCAAACTTGATCCACAGAGAAACAACTTTCCCGTTACTCTCCACGATCCCTGCAATATCGTGAGAATGATGGGTATATCTCAACCCCAAAGGAGGATTCTCAGAAGCATCTGCCCGCAGTTCGTCGAAATGGAGCCCCACGGCGTTGATAATTATTGTTGTGGTGGCGGTGGAGGTTTTGCCGTAATGAATTCTCTCAATTTTCCCGACTGGAGGATGGCGGTAGCAGGACGGATGAAAATAAAACAGATTGTGGAAACCTTCCGGGATACTGGAAACCCTGAGACAAAGAAATACGTGTGTGCCCCTTGTTCGAACTGCAAAGCTCAATTGAGGGACCTCCTGGAATACTATAAGGTGGAAGAAAAGATCAACGTGGCTTACATCGGACTGGCGGAACTTATTGTCAATGCCATGCCCGATTTAAAGGAGCCATTTCTTCCATGA
- a CDS encoding type II toxin-antitoxin system MqsA family antitoxin, with product MNNPVCPKTGAPMHRGTRTMTLTYKDESITFDMPGWYCDTSDESIHTGQDMKVSDRILNSLKARVEGLLEPEEIRRIRKKLAINQTEAGHMIGGGPRAFQKYESGDLLPSRAISSALVLLDHNPEGLTVLQKRQIRTTYRGRKNWPLER from the coding sequence ATGAATAATCCTGTTTGTCCAAAAACCGGTGCACCGATGCACCGGGGCACACGCACCATGACTCTCACCTATAAAGATGAAAGCATTACATTTGACATGCCCGGGTGGTATTGCGATACATCAGATGAGAGTATCCATACGGGACAGGATATGAAAGTCTCTGATCGAATACTTAACAGTCTTAAGGCACGTGTTGAGGGTTTGCTTGAACCCGAGGAAATACGCCGCATCCGAAAAAAACTTGCCATAAATCAGACAGAAGCTGGACATATGATCGGCGGCGGTCCTCGTGCTTTTCAAAAATATGAATCCGGAGATTTGCTGCCAAGTCGAGCAATCAGCAGCGCCCTCGTGCTCCTTGATCATAATCCCGAGGGTTTAACGGTTCTTCAAAAACGGCAGATCAGAACAACTTATCGTGGAAGAAAGAATTGGCCGCTGGAACGTTAA
- a CDS encoding TusE/DsrC/DsvC family sulfur relay protein produces MFSEPLPISINDQLDEEGFLLNPEFWNREVARLLVHTEVDLELTEDHWKVIDYLRDYYCQYGSVPPVKMLSKRTGLSFKRIRDLFPSGLTRGACRIAGIPKIVIRPSFFYP; encoded by the coding sequence ATGTTTTCCGAACCTCTGCCAATCAGCATTAATGATCAACTCGATGAAGAAGGTTTCTTACTTAACCCCGAATTCTGGAACAGAGAAGTTGCCCGTCTCCTGGTACACACGGAAGTAGATCTGGAGCTAACCGAAGATCACTGGAAAGTTATTGACTATTTGAGGGATTACTATTGTCAGTACGGCAGTGTTCCGCCTGTAAAAATGTTATCTAAGCGTACCGGACTCTCCTTCAAACGCATCCGTGATCTTTTTCCCTCTGGTTTGACACGGGGTGCTTGCAGAATAGCAGGCATACCGAAGATCGTAATCAGACCAAGCTTTTTCTATCCATAG
- a CDS encoding (2Fe-2S)-binding protein, with product MRTAKVTFTVNNEKVTLQVKPYETLLETIRERLSLTGAKEACGLGACGSCTVILNEIPVRSCLVLTPEVEGMEVTTIEGLQREGKLHPLQKAFIEKGAVQCGFCTSGMIMTAKALLERNNKPGRQEIIRTVSSNICRCTGYKKIVEAVEEAAGV from the coding sequence ATGAGAACTGCCAAGGTAACATTCACAGTTAATAACGAAAAGGTAACGCTCCAGGTAAAACCATACGAAACCCTTCTGGAGACAATTCGGGAAAGACTGTCTCTGACCGGTGCAAAAGAGGCATGCGGTCTTGGAGCCTGTGGCTCTTGTACGGTCATCCTCAATGAGATTCCCGTTCGTTCTTGTCTTGTTTTAACGCCGGAAGTGGAAGGTATGGAGGTAACCACCATTGAAGGACTCCAGCGGGAGGGAAAACTCCATCCCCTGCAGAAGGCCTTTATAGAAAAAGGGGCGGTTCAGTGTGGTTTCTGCACCTCAGGTATGATTATGACTGCCAAGGCACTCCTTGAGAGGAATAATAAACCGGGGAGACAGGAGATTATCAGGACAGTTTCTTCCAATATATGCCGATGCACGGGCTATAAAAAGATAGTTGAAGCCGTTGAAGAGGCAGCAGGCGTGTAA
- a CDS encoding site-specific integrase produces MNVKEAISLFRFYQQSNHRKRTVDSYRFLLQHFDSVFSDRDLDSIKPDEIYHFLEQMTKTLSKSTRRLRYAQLKAFFLCAELHKKNNADTIVMRREGYRTPHSTIGSEG; encoded by the coding sequence ATGAACGTAAAAGAGGCAATATCATTATTCAGGTTTTACCAGCAGTCAAACCATAGAAAAAGGACTGTGGACAGCTACAGGTTTTTATTACAGCATTTCGACTCTGTTTTCTCTGATCGTGATCTCGATTCTATAAAACCGGACGAGATCTATCACTTCCTGGAACAGATGACAAAAACATTATCAAAATCCACCAGAAGATTAAGGTATGCCCAACTGAAGGCGTTCTTCTTATGCGCTGAACTGCATAAGAAGAATAATGCAGACACTATTGTTATGCGGAGAGAGGGTTATAGGACACCGCATAGTACAATAGGTTCAGAGGGTTAA
- a CDS encoding type II toxin-antitoxin system MqsR family toxin: protein MAEKRKPTYDLQAFKAVFSTVQKLAVTGSALRSASALGFGRSEIVETIKTMQREHFYKSMTSYADSQLWQDVYHVPSSVGLLYVKFTADVLTEFLLLSFKEKNDE, encoded by the coding sequence ATGGCGGAAAAGAGAAAACCAACCTATGATCTTCAAGCATTCAAGGCTGTGTTTTCAACAGTGCAAAAACTCGCTGTTACAGGCTCGGCGTTAAGAAGTGCTTCTGCTCTCGGGTTTGGACGTTCAGAGATTGTTGAAACAATAAAGACCATGCAGCGTGAGCACTTCTATAAATCAATGACGTCATATGCCGACAGCCAACTATGGCAGGATGTATACCATGTTCCCTCGTCCGTTGGTCTTTTATACGTCAAATTCACCGCCGACGTTTTGACTGAGTTTTTACTTTTATCCTTTAAGGAGAAGAACGATGAATAA
- a CDS encoding site-specific integrase encodes MSALFFNFIIEKCLPDLKNPCNAPLLFKTFRMPRQTPKTILEKEIVDEMIYNTKNQRNRLMLELMARCGLRIGELLGLKASDISERRLTIKTPKSGNESEVAFMPEQVAKRLSEYITHKGLSPDTRVFSICYSTARTFIKKLGSKLQITLSPHDLRRYSATYASRNGVPLEIVSKVILRHQDLKTTQIYLGKVSEHEAIRWMDILHGK; translated from the coding sequence GTGTCTGCATTATTTTTCAATTTCATCATCGAAAAATGTCTGCCAGATCTCAAGAACCCATGCAATGCCCCTCTGCTTTTCAAGACATTCAGGATGCCGAGGCAGACACCGAAGACAATCCTTGAAAAAGAAATTGTCGATGAGATGATTTACAACACAAAGAACCAGAGGAACAGGTTAATGCTGGAACTTATGGCACGCTGCGGGTTAAGGATAGGAGAATTACTTGGCTTAAAGGCATCCGATATCTCAGAAAGAAGGCTTACCATCAAGACCCCGAAGTCCGGGAATGAGTCGGAGGTAGCCTTCATGCCGGAACAGGTGGCAAAGCGTCTCAGCGAATATATAACCCATAAAGGGCTGTCCCCTGATACCCGTGTATTTTCCATCTGCTACTCAACTGCAAGGACATTCATCAAAAAGCTGGGAAGTAAATTACAGATTACCCTATCTCCACACGACCTCAGAAGATACTCGGCAACCTATGCAAGCCGTAATGGAGTACCGTTAGAAATCGTGTCAAAGGTGATACTCCGCCATCAGGACTTGAAGACAACACAGATCTACCTGGGCAAGGTAAGTGAGCATGAAGCGATACGCTGGATGGATATTCTCCACGGCAAATAA
- a CDS encoding tyrosine-type recombinase/integrase, translating into MTLIAPHITAYLRERLPLERAASDNTCASYAYAFKLLFVYASKRFKIPPSALCLEQLDARLVTAFLDYLETERGNGPGSRNSRLAAIKSFMHFLEYRVPEALEQIRRILAIPAKRADTRLVRHLTVEEIKALLDAPEPTTRDGIRDRAMLYLCFAGGLRVSELVELRMDQLTLHGQASMRVHGKGRKERCLPLWKETAAALKAWLAVRGAALLPELFLNARGQPMTRSGFEYILDKHARTAAKRCPSLATKRISPHVLRHTCALTVLQATNDLRKVSLWLGHASMQTTEMYTRADPSVKLETLESIVAPKLRSGRFKATDELIASLQAGTFTRSKKRSE; encoded by the coding sequence ATGACCCTGATCGCACCGCACATCACCGCGTACCTCAGGGAACGCTTGCCCTTGGAGCGGGCCGCGAGCGACAACACCTGTGCGTCCTATGCGTACGCTTTCAAACTCCTTTTTGTCTATGCGAGTAAAAGGTTCAAGATTCCCCCGTCGGCACTCTGTCTCGAGCAGCTCGATGCACGGCTCGTGACGGCGTTCCTCGATTACTTGGAAACGGAGCGGGGCAATGGACCGGGTTCCAGGAATAGCCGGCTCGCTGCCATCAAGTCGTTCATGCACTTCTTGGAATACCGTGTGCCGGAGGCATTAGAGCAGATACGGCGCATTCTCGCGATTCCGGCCAAGAGAGCCGATACCCGCCTTGTCCGGCATCTTACTGTCGAGGAGATCAAGGCCCTCCTTGATGCTCCCGAACCAACCACGCGGGACGGCATCCGGGACCGCGCCATGCTATACCTCTGCTTTGCCGGAGGATTGCGTGTCTCCGAACTCGTCGAGCTGCGCATGGATCAGCTGACCCTTCACGGGCAGGCGAGTATGCGTGTTCACGGCAAGGGGCGGAAAGAGCGGTGCCTCCCCTTGTGGAAAGAAACGGCAGCAGCGCTTAAGGCGTGGTTGGCCGTGAGGGGTGCGGCTTTGCTGCCCGAACTCTTTCTCAATGCAAGGGGCCAGCCGATGACCCGATCCGGCTTCGAATACATTCTGGACAAACACGCTCGCACTGCCGCGAAACGCTGCCCTTCTCTTGCTACAAAGCGGATTTCGCCCCACGTACTGAGGCACACCTGCGCTCTCACGGTGCTGCAGGCCACGAACGATCTGAGAAAAGTCTCGCTCTGGCTCGGCCACGCGAGTATGCAAACAACCGAAATGTACACGCGTGCCGATCCTTCGGTCAAACTCGAGACGTTAGAGTCCATCGTCGCCCCGAAACTGCGATCCGGACGCTTCAAGGCAACCGATGAACTGATTGCCTCACTGCAGGCCGGCACTTTTACACGGAGTAAAAAGAGGTCGGAATAA
- a CDS encoding PAS domain-containing protein, with protein sequence MKNAPRANPAEAKEISALKKRIKELEQSELKNKQVADQLKESEEKYRRFFATSRDCIFITTNEGTFVDANDVAVEFFGYESREELFRVKISDLYADPEERERHIKCIKETGGTREYPVTLRKKDGTLAYTLITSNIRTDSTEKIIGFQGTIRDITESKRSKEDLQETNEFLNNLFNYANAPIITWDPQLKITRFNHAFESITGRKAEEVLGKSIEILFPPDRIERYMELIRKTLTGERWETVEIDILNVDGAIRTLLWNSATIFTYNSNIPLATIAQGYDITERKRAEEALKKRYKELNCLYGISTLMELPGISLEEILKRTAMLIPPSLQFPEISAACIILEGQTFQTACFRETPWMLSQEIVVNGGLAGDVKACYLKELEASNEGPFLIEEQHLLKAIAERVGRIIERIRAEEVLENREAELLIKSNNLEEMNITLNVLLKKIGDDKAKLEEKIVTNLSRLVFPYIDKLKKSRLSPNHITYLNIIETNLNDVISPFGPAGANAQKFTVSL encoded by the coding sequence ATGAAAAACGCACCCAGGGCAAATCCAGCAGAGGCTAAAGAAATATCTGCCTTAAAAAAGAGAATCAAAGAACTGGAACAATCAGAATTAAAAAACAAGCAGGTGGCAGACCAACTGAAAGAAAGCGAAGAAAAATACCGGCGATTCTTTGCCACATCCCGTGACTGCATTTTCATCACGACAAATGAAGGGACATTCGTTGACGCAAATGACGTAGCCGTGGAATTTTTCGGTTATGAAAGCAGAGAGGAACTCTTTAGAGTTAAGATAAGCGATCTTTACGCAGACCCTGAAGAGCGGGAACGCCACATCAAATGCATCAAAGAGACGGGAGGTACCCGGGAATATCCGGTTACATTAAGGAAGAAAGATGGCACGCTTGCCTATACGCTTATCACATCAAATATACGGACAGACTCCACCGAAAAGATTATTGGTTTTCAAGGAACTATTCGCGACATTACCGAAAGTAAGCGATCGAAGGAAGATCTTCAGGAAACCAATGAATTTCTGAATAACTTGTTCAATTATGCCAACGCCCCCATTATTACCTGGGACCCACAGCTAAAAATCACCCGTTTCAATCATGCCTTTGAGTCAATCACCGGGAGGAAAGCGGAAGAAGTGCTCGGAAAATCTATTGAGATTCTTTTTCCGCCGGACCGGATCGAAAGATATATGGAATTGATCCGCAAGACCCTGACAGGAGAACGGTGGGAAACAGTTGAAATCGATATTCTCAACGTGGACGGAGCTATCAGAACACTCCTCTGGAATTCAGCTACTATATTTACCTACAATAGCAATATCCCCCTTGCAACTATTGCGCAAGGATACGACATTACCGAGCGTAAGCGTGCGGAGGAGGCGCTCAAAAAACGGTATAAGGAACTGAATTGTCTTTATGGTATTTCAACCTTGATGGAATTGCCAGGCATTTCTCTGGAGGAGATATTGAAGAGAACCGCTATGCTTATCCCTCCTTCCTTACAGTTTCCAGAAATCAGTGCTGCATGCATTATACTGGAAGGACAAACTTTTCAAACAGCATGTTTCCGGGAAACGCCCTGGATGCTATCCCAAGAAATTGTTGTAAATGGAGGGTTAGCTGGAGATGTGAAGGCATGTTATCTGAAAGAGTTGGAGGCAAGTAATGAAGGGCCGTTTCTTATAGAGGAACAGCACTTGCTAAAAGCAATTGCCGAGCGAGTGGGCCGAATCATCGAACGGATAAGGGCCGAAGAGGTGTTGGAGAACAGGGAAGCGGAACTTTTGATTAAGTCAAACAATCTTGAAGAAATGAATATTACCCTTAACGTGTTACTTAAAAAAATAGGTGACGACAAGGCCAAACTTGAAGAAAAAATAGTAACAAACCTCAGCAGGCTGGTGTTTCCATATATTGACAAATTAAAGAAAAGCCGATTAAGTCCTAACCATATAACTTATTTGAATATAATTGAAACAAACCTTAATGATGTTATTTCTCCATTTGGACCAGCGGGGGCGAACGCGCAGAAATTTACGGTTTCGCTGTAA
- a CDS encoding tyrosine-type recombinase/integrase, translating to MLTHAVESYLSLRNACGFDLKSQGNLLRSFAVFSEARGKHCVCSQTAIAWAGLARSVHQRARRLSHVIRFARYVHTEDPSHQVPPAVFGSEHYTRSRPYIFSPFDIVRLLQAAAESSHPFRRQTYRTLFALLACTGLRVSEAIRLRLEDVTPDGMLIWNSKFRKSRLVPLHQTARAGLERYLEYRLPHAPFDDHVFVSLRGKPLLIGDVEKVFRSAADRIGLQRRPRPTPHSLRHTFAVRALETSPDGRDRIAEHMVALSTYLGHSCVSYTYWYLEATPELMEGIARRVESFVTGGQP from the coding sequence ATGTTAACCCATGCTGTGGAGTCATATCTCTCCCTACGCAATGCGTGCGGATTCGATCTCAAGTCCCAAGGCAACCTCTTACGCAGTTTTGCAGTTTTCTCCGAGGCGAGAGGAAAACACTGTGTGTGCTCGCAAACCGCGATCGCGTGGGCGGGATTGGCGCGCTCCGTACACCAGCGTGCACGCCGTCTCAGCCACGTGATTCGTTTTGCCCGGTATGTTCATACCGAGGATCCATCCCATCAGGTACCGCCGGCGGTCTTTGGCAGCGAGCATTACACGAGGTCCAGGCCCTACATATTTTCTCCGTTCGATATCGTCCGGCTCCTCCAGGCGGCGGCCGAGTCCAGTCATCCTTTCCGGCGGCAGACCTACCGCACGCTCTTCGCCTTGCTCGCCTGCACGGGACTGCGCGTGTCTGAAGCCATCCGCCTGCGCCTCGAGGATGTCACTCCCGACGGCATGCTCATCTGGAACTCCAAGTTCCGGAAGAGTCGCCTCGTGCCCTTGCACCAAACCGCTCGTGCCGGACTGGAGCGGTATCTTGAATACCGCCTTCCCCACGCCCCCTTCGATGACCACGTGTTCGTGTCGCTGCGAGGAAAGCCGCTGCTCATTGGTGATGTCGAGAAAGTGTTCAGGTCAGCCGCGGACAGAATCGGCCTACAGCGGAGGCCTCGCCCCACGCCGCACTCACTGCGTCACACCTTTGCAGTCAGGGCGCTGGAGACCTCGCCTGATGGTCGCGACCGCATTGCGGAGCATATGGTGGCACTCTCGACCTACCTCGGCCACAGCTGCGTCTCTTATACCTACTGGTATCTGGAAGCAACGCCGGAGCTCATGGAAGGTATCGCTCGGCGTGTTGAGTCCTTCGTCACGGGAGGGCAACCATGA
- a CDS encoding site-specific integrase, with the protein MQVLREGPHGSLLEGFARELCQAGYGEVTIRRRFRAAKHLLHWMDCKRVPVSDFTEDLLKRFGQHRCRCVGFGPTLQSDLFAGARLFLNYLRSTGSTSIEPNQAPPLLVAFLRWMRQQRGSCDDTLYHYGSCIRALLKRLGEDPSRFDAQGLRQFVLETSQQSGWARTKKHTTALRMFLRFLISEGKCAASLEAAIPTLAHWRLSSLPRYLPPEDVERIIYSCDRSTPVGRRDRAILLLLARLGLRAGDIVHLRLADIDWKEAAVRVSGKGGRETQLPLTQEVGDAIVNYLKTSRPKANTDVMFPCLRAPFHPFASSAAVSTIVTRAMYRAGVSCSGGAAHVLRHSAATAMLRHGASLQDIANVLRHRSIVATEIYAKVDVTALKRIAQAWPEVQPC; encoded by the coding sequence ATGCAAGTGCTCCGGGAAGGACCGCACGGTTCGTTGCTTGAAGGGTTTGCCAGAGAGCTCTGCCAAGCGGGTTATGGCGAAGTAACCATCCGAAGGCGCTTCAGGGCGGCGAAGCATCTGCTTCATTGGATGGACTGCAAAAGGGTACCGGTCTCTGATTTTACTGAAGATCTTCTTAAGCGTTTCGGTCAGCACCGTTGCCGATGTGTGGGTTTTGGTCCTACCCTCCAATCGGACTTGTTCGCAGGCGCGCGATTGTTTTTAAACTATCTGCGCAGCACGGGTTCCACCTCCATTGAACCAAATCAGGCTCCTCCTCTGCTCGTCGCTTTCCTGCGGTGGATGAGGCAACAGCGGGGAAGCTGTGACGATACCCTGTACCATTACGGCTCCTGCATTCGGGCGTTGCTGAAACGTCTCGGAGAAGATCCGAGCAGGTTTGATGCACAGGGGCTGCGACAGTTTGTCCTCGAGACAAGCCAGCAATCGGGATGGGCGAGAACAAAGAAGCACACAACGGCTCTTCGCATGTTCCTTCGCTTTCTCATCTCTGAAGGAAAATGTGCCGCCAGCCTTGAAGCAGCCATTCCCACCCTGGCCCATTGGCGCCTTTCTTCTCTTCCGCGGTACCTCCCGCCGGAAGACGTGGAACGGATCATATATTCCTGTGACCGGTCTACGCCCGTTGGCAGGCGGGATCGCGCGATTCTGCTTCTCCTCGCCCGTCTGGGACTTCGGGCGGGAGATATCGTTCACCTTCGTCTGGCCGATATCGACTGGAAAGAAGCTGCCGTACGGGTGTCCGGAAAGGGTGGCCGCGAGACGCAACTGCCGCTGACCCAGGAGGTTGGCGATGCAATCGTGAATTATCTGAAAACAAGCCGTCCTAAAGCCAACACCGATGTGATGTTCCCATGCCTTCGCGCACCTTTTCACCCCTTCGCGTCCTCCGCTGCCGTCTCGACTATTGTTACTCGGGCGATGTACAGGGCAGGAGTCTCTTGTTCGGGCGGTGCGGCTCATGTGCTCCGCCATTCTGCGGCAACTGCCATGCTCCGGCATGGAGCGTCACTTCAGGACATTGCGAACGTTCTCCGGCACCGCTCCATCGTGGCGACAGAGATCTACGCCAAAGTAGATGTAACCGCCCTTAAACGGATCGCTCAAGCGTGGCCGGAGGTGCAACCATGTTAA